A window of the Emys orbicularis isolate rEmyOrb1 chromosome 1, rEmyOrb1.hap1, whole genome shotgun sequence genome harbors these coding sequences:
- the LOC135895623 gene encoding uncharacterized protein LOC135895623 isoform X2 — MERSTFPKPGGARLVSHCKKLGDRTRASKKTYRGESEAPQDKNTNLDGTEMEQRVKYVEDKLSEMNARFEGMEKQLEDLQEQLSQEAASRMDSRSFRSPEATNKSESSTQTELSEMVSAEEFRQKEEECKKLKEEKRALEQKLNRVLANAMGSHTCSENLNDPCPLSAVLGMYDRLRTHEWEKARCAASGSVFPMMYEKGSNIIKLPPELTRDIKNHLKNLYFKYGEDFYQAKIWPVLSPDLQKFQPLVKFTAECYKIYCLLLLQNPPIKPVWPTSRVPIVYIEHVDNKEIESCMSITFLWPVLTCGGKICRKGVIYD; from the exons ATGGAGCGAAGCACTTTCCCTAAGCCTGGCGGAGCTCGGCTTGTTTCACACTGCAAGAAGCTAGGTGACAGAACTAGAGCTTCAAAAAAGACCTACAG AGGTGAAAGTGAGGCTCCACAAGACAAGAACACGAATTTGGATGGAACCGAGATGGAACAGCGGGTGAAATATGTGGAAGACAAACTCAG TGAAATGAATGCTCGATTTGAAGGTATGGAGAAACAACTAGAGGATTTGCAAGAACAGCTCAG TCAGGAAGCAGCAAGCAGGATGGATTCCCGTAGTTTCAGATCACCGGAGGCCACCAACAAGAGTGAGAGCTCCACACAGAC GGAGCTTTCCGAAATGGTCAGCGCAGAAGAGTTTCGTCAGAAGGAGGAAGAGTGTAAAAAGCTGAAAGAAGAGAAGAGAGCCTTGGAGCAAAA ATTGAACCGTGTCTTGGCCAATGCAATGGGAAGCCATACGTGCTCTGAGAACCTGAATGACCCCTGTCCATTATCAGCTGTGCTGGGGATGTATGACAGGCTCAGGACACATGAATGGGAGAAAGCCAGATGTGCTGCAAGTGGCTCTGTCTTCCCAATGATGTATGAAAAAGGTAGCAACATAATTAAG CTGCCCCCTGAGCTGACAAGAGATATAAAGAATCaccttaaaaatctctatttTAAATATGGAGAAGACTTTTACCAAGCCAAGATTTGG CCTGTTCTTTCTCCTGATCTACAGAAGTTTCAGCCACTTGTAAAGTTCACAGCAGAGTGCTACAAAATTTACTGTTTGTTGCTTCTTCAGAACCCGCCCATTAAACCTGTGTGGCCCACAAGTAGAGTTCCCATAGTTTACATAGAGCATGTGGACAATAAAGAGATAGAAAGTTGTATGTCAATAACCTTTCTGTGGCCAGTGCTGACCTGTGGGGGAAAGATATGTAGAAAGGGTGTAATCTATGATTAA
- the LOC135895623 gene encoding uncharacterized protein LOC135895623 isoform X1, which yields MERSTFPKPGGARLVSHCKKLGDRTRASKKTYRGESEAPQDKNTNLDGTEMEQRVKYVEDKLSEMNARFEGMEKQLEDLQEQLSQEAASRMDSRSFRSPEATNKSESSTQTELSEMVSAEEFRQKEEECKKLKEEKRALEQKLNRVLANAMGSHTCSENLNDPCPLSAVLGMYDRLRTHEWEKARCAASGSVFPMMYEKGSNIIKTVFSICEEELSQRLEQIFELLDIPVSKETTSLFDSQQLPPELTRDIKNHLKNLYFKYGEDFYQAKIWPVLSPDLQKFQPLVKFTAECYKIYCLLLLQNPPIKPVWPTSRVPIVYIEHVDNKEIESCMSITFLWPVLTCGGKICRKGVIYD from the exons ATGGAGCGAAGCACTTTCCCTAAGCCTGGCGGAGCTCGGCTTGTTTCACACTGCAAGAAGCTAGGTGACAGAACTAGAGCTTCAAAAAAGACCTACAG AGGTGAAAGTGAGGCTCCACAAGACAAGAACACGAATTTGGATGGAACCGAGATGGAACAGCGGGTGAAATATGTGGAAGACAAACTCAG TGAAATGAATGCTCGATTTGAAGGTATGGAGAAACAACTAGAGGATTTGCAAGAACAGCTCAG TCAGGAAGCAGCAAGCAGGATGGATTCCCGTAGTTTCAGATCACCGGAGGCCACCAACAAGAGTGAGAGCTCCACACAGAC GGAGCTTTCCGAAATGGTCAGCGCAGAAGAGTTTCGTCAGAAGGAGGAAGAGTGTAAAAAGCTGAAAGAAGAGAAGAGAGCCTTGGAGCAAAA ATTGAACCGTGTCTTGGCCAATGCAATGGGAAGCCATACGTGCTCTGAGAACCTGAATGACCCCTGTCCATTATCAGCTGTGCTGGGGATGTATGACAGGCTCAGGACACATGAATGGGAGAAAGCCAGATGTGCTGCAAGTGGCTCTGTCTTCCCAATGATGTATGAAAAAGGTAGCAACATAATTAAG ACTGTGTTTTCCATATGTGAAGAAGAGCTGTCACAAAGACTGGAGCAAATTTTTGAACTCCTTGATATTCCAGTTTCAAAGGAAACCACAAGCCTCTTTGACAGCCAACAG CTGCCCCCTGAGCTGACAAGAGATATAAAGAATCaccttaaaaatctctatttTAAATATGGAGAAGACTTTTACCAAGCCAAGATTTGG CCTGTTCTTTCTCCTGATCTACAGAAGTTTCAGCCACTTGTAAAGTTCACAGCAGAGTGCTACAAAATTTACTGTTTGTTGCTTCTTCAGAACCCGCCCATTAAACCTGTGTGGCCCACAAGTAGAGTTCCCATAGTTTACATAGAGCATGTGGACAATAAAGAGATAGAAAGTTGTATGTCAATAACCTTTCTGTGGCCAGTGCTGACCTGTGGGGGAAAGATATGTAGAAAGGGTGTAATCTATGATTAA